AGCGCGTCTTTGTCGCCATTGTAGGTTTTAGTAATGGGCATTCCATCGCGTGTTAAACCATCGAAAGTGCCTGCATCCACCAAATCCCAGATGGCAAATTTGGCTTGCGATTTCAGGTTTATGAGCCCGAAATGGTTTTCAGATCCAAGCGGATTCTCAGCATCTTTCCATTGTTCATCAAATCCAATAAAATAAAAGCAAGTAATGCCGGCATCATTGGTCCATTCGCGTGTATTCCAGTAATAGAGGGCAGATTTGTATTCATCGGTTGCTCTTGATCCTTCATCTCCATAGTGCTCATTTGATTGTGTGGACCAGCCGGTTTCGCCGATATGCACCGGTTTGTCTATCCCCAAGCTCTGCATGTAGTCCACCACACTTTCGTACTGGTTTTTTGAATAGTCGCGGGCCCTGAGCATGGCAGCATGAATCTTCTCCAGGTCCGACAAATGCTCTTCCTCTTCAGGGACGCCCCAGAAATCGGGATTGTAGTGGGTATCATGCATGGGGTAGGTGTGCATGGAAATAAAGTCCACGGCTTTGATGAGCTCATTCAGATCGTCATTGTGATACTCACTTCCGCCGCCGCCCCAGGACGCAAAATTGTCGGAACTTGTGATCCACAAGGTTTCAGGCAATTCACCTGCTTTTTTCAGATCCTGCAAATAATTTACCCATTTCAGAATGATGGCCGGCTCCACATAATACTCCCAGGCCCAGTGTACCATGGCTTCGTTGCCCACGGCAATTATTTTTACGATGTCGGGATATTGCTGCGCTAGTTTCACGGCCCGGGCAACTTCCGCCGCGTTTTCCTGGCTTTCTTCGTTCCTTATCCGGTCGGGCAGGTCAGTAAAGGCGTTTTTACAGTCGATCCAGATTCCCATCATCAAATACATTTCAAAATCCGGATCTTCCTGCTTCAATTCGGTTATTGCTTGCAAAAGGTTGGCTGTTTCATCGTAATACACATTGTAGGTCCTGAGCACTTTTATTCCCATGGCCGACAGAATTCTCATGTCTTCTTTCAACTCAGAAATTGTTGGTTGAATATCCCTTGATTTCTCCCGATAACCCCCATAAGAAATGGCCTGATAATCAGAATTACCTAATATTTCGGCGGCAGTTTTACTGGTTTGCTGTGGGCTTTGAGCGCATGAGGTCACTAACGCCAGGGTAACCAAGGAAATCAGGATTGAAAAGAACCTCTTCAAAGCAGCTGGGATTGTATTCGAATTAAATTGTTTCATAATAACTGTGAAATAATAATTTATTATTGTCTCTCCCTTCTTTGCTCCAATTCATCCTGCATTACCAGACAGGTTTTATGATCAATGGCATAGAAATACAGGAGAATGGCACACGACATATAAAGGATGCCTGGGAAAACAGATATCATCAATTTTATTCCGGTAATTGTGGTGGTTGTTTGTTCAATATTAGGGATAAATCTGAACAATGCAAGTAGCCAACCAGCAAGTGCCCCACCTATGCCCCAGCCAGCTTTTTGGGCAAAAGTGGCTGCCGAAAATACCAGCCCTGTTGCCCGCCTGCCAAACTTCCATTCAGAGTAATCTGCAGCATCGGCGAGCATGGTCCAAAGTAACGGAACAGCAGGTGCATAGGTGAACTTTGCCAGGATGTTTAGTGTGTAAATAGTATAGACGTTATCATTTCCCGGAACATAAAGGGAAATGAAGAATGTCCCTGATATTAGAGAACTTGCGATATAAACGTTTCGTTTTCCAAATCGCTTGGCAAGTGGTTTGGATAGGGGTATGCCCAAAATCAAGGCAACAGAACCAATCACATTGAACAATTGAACGCTTTCTTCATTGCCAATGTAGTATTTGAAGTAATAGGCAATGGATAGATTTTGCATGGCGAACATCACAAAAGAGAGGATACCAACAAAAAACAGAATAACCCAGGGCTTATTTCTAAAGAGGTTCTTGATATCTTCCTTTAGGTTTTTTTGCTGGGTTGGAGGAGGGCTAATCCTTTCCTTTGTGGTTTTGAAGGTGATCATAAACAGAATTAAACTAATCACCGCAAAAAGGATCAGGGTATATTGGTACCCTTGGGCTGTATTTCCTCTACCGAAATAGTTTGCCAGGTATAGCGCAGTGCCGGTTACGATAAGTTGCCCTGCAAAGGCAAAAATAAAGCGATATGAGTTCAATCCTGCCCTTTCGTATGAATCAGAGGTCATAACCGCTCCCAATGAAGAATAAGGCAGGTTGATGGCAGTAAAAACGGTCATCAGCAAGAAATAGGTTACCCCGGCATACACTACTTTACCACTGGGACCGAAATCAGGAGTTGTAAAAGTCAGCACAGCCAGTATACTATAGGGCAATGCCATCCATAACAAGTAGGGGCGGAATTTACCCCAGCGCGTATTGGTCCTGTCGGCAATTACGCCCATCAGCGGATCACTAACCATATCCCAGATGCGGGCAATCAGCATGATGGTGCCAGCTGCGGCAGCAGATATTCCAAAAGTATCGGTATAGAAAATCAAAATCCAGAAGCCCACCATATCCCATACGAAGTGGGAGGCAGTATCGCCCAAGCCATAACCTATCTTTTCCTTTACTGATAGCTTCGTAATGGTTTTGCTCATGGTTATTTATTTACTGAAACTTCAACCCGCTCAACCT
The sequence above is a segment of the Bacteroides sp. genome. Coding sequences within it:
- a CDS encoding MFS transporter — encoded protein: MSKTITKLSVKEKIGYGLGDTASHFVWDMVGFWILIFYTDTFGISAAAAGTIMLIARIWDMVSDPLMGVIADRTNTRWGKFRPYLLWMALPYSILAVLTFTTPDFGPSGKVVYAGVTYFLLMTVFTAINLPYSSLGAVMTSDSYERAGLNSYRFIFAFAGQLIVTGTALYLANYFGRGNTAQGYQYTLILFAVISLILFMITFKTTKERISPPPTQQKNLKEDIKNLFRNKPWVILFFVGILSFVMFAMQNLSIAYYFKYYIGNEESVQLFNVIGSVALILGIPLSKPLAKRFGKRNVYIASSLISGTFFISLYVPGNDNVYTIYTLNILAKFTYAPAVPLLWTMLADAADYSEWKFGRRATGLVFSAATFAQKAGWGIGGALAGWLLALFRFIPNIEQTTTTITGIKLMISVFPGILYMSCAILLYFYAIDHKTCLVMQDELEQRRERQ